Proteins found in one Sorghum bicolor cultivar BTx623 chromosome 1, Sorghum_bicolor_NCBIv3, whole genome shotgun sequence genomic segment:
- the LOC8062836 gene encoding protein NEN1 isoform X2, with translation MAAAPASSSAASAADSREEIVFLDVETSTPPRVLLEFGAVVVCSRRLVDVSSYATLVRPADPDAAVPDPTARCSGITRDAVADAPPFRDVADKVYDVLHGRVWAGHNIVKFDSVIIRDAFAEIGRPPPEPKGMVDTLPLLTQWFGPRAGDMKLASLANYFGLGKQRHRSLDDVKMNIDVLKNCATVLFLEESLRGVLPVQNMLEGATIRTQGTSDPATNRDSNELVGSHVEEMVLDTTTQMDARSSIGFSGFVEHKGAQLHLSCADLEVRWVSSKVLRPQLSIRVDIPDNLSKVLVFCDNLAQSSSPEGRSSSPWKPLIKRYGNANRPTVRLNIPTVVSGNTAMYSTQIYQKDCNGVIPKLASRKIDAANLESMLQGKKVDAFFSLEIYGYQQNAGIRLVAKRLDVHF, from the exons atggcggcggcgccggcgtccTCCTCTGCCGCTTCCGCGGCGGACAGCAGGGAGGAGATCGTCTTCTTGGACGTGGAGACGTCGACCCCGCCGCGCGTGCTACTCGAGTTCGGCGCCGTAGTCGTCTGCTCGCGCAGGCTCGTCGACGTCTCCTCCTACGCCACGCTCGTCCGCCCCGCCGACCCTGACGCTGCTGTCCCGGACCCGACCGCGCGGTGCAGCGGCATCACGCGCGACGCCGTCGCCGACGCGCCGCCGTTCAGGGACGTCGCCGATAAAGTCTACGACGTCCTGCACG GGAGAGTGTGGGCTGGGCACAACATCGTGAAGTTCGATTCAGTGATAATAAGGGACGCGTTCGCGGAgatcgggcgaccccctcctgaACCCAAGGGCATGGTCGACACCCTTCCCCTGCTTACCCAGTGGTTTGGACCGAGAGCCGGGGACATGAAG CTGGCAAGCTTGGCGAATTATTTTGGACTTGGGAAGCAAAGGCACAG GAGCCTTGATGATGTGAAAATGAATATCGACGTGCTCAAGAACTGTGCTACAGTCTTGTTCCTG GAGGAAAGTCTTCGAGGGGTGCTTCCTGTTCAGAACATGTTGGAGGGTGCAACAATCAGAACCCAAGGAACAAGTGATCCTGCCACAAACAGAGATTCCAACGAGTTGGTGGGATCCCATGTTGAGGAAATGGTGTTAGACACCACTACGCAGATGGATGCAAGAAGTTCCATTGGTTTTTCTGGGTTTGTTGAG CACAAGGGTGCCCAACTTCATCTAAGTTGTGCAGATCTGGAAGTCCGTTGGGTCAGCTCAAAGGTTCTACGACCACAGCTGAGCATAAGGGTTGACATACCTGATAATCTTAGTAAGGTATTAGTGTTTTGCGACAATCTAGCACAAAGTTCATCTCCGGAAGGCCGCAGTAGTTCTCCATGGAAACCCCTTATTAAGAGATATGGAAACGCCAATCGTCCAACGGTCCGGCTGAA CATCCCTACCGTTGTCAGTGGCAACACTGCAATGTACTCGACACAAATATACCAAAAGGATTGCAATGGTGTCATTCCAAAGCTTGCTTCCAGAAAGATAGATGCAGCGAATCTGGAATCCATGCTTCAAGGGAAAAAGGTGGATGCGTTCTTCTCACTGGAAATATATGGCTACCAGCAAAATGCTGGTATTCGATTGGTTGCTAAGAGGCTAGACGTTCACTtctga
- the LOC8062836 gene encoding protein NEN1 isoform X1 encodes MAAAPASSSAASAADSREEIVFLDVETSTPPRVLLEFGAVVVCSRRLVDVSSYATLVRPADPDAAVPDPTARCSGITRDAVADAPPFRDVADKVYDVLHGRVWAGHNIVKFDSVIIRDAFAEIGRPPPEPKGMVDTLPLLTQWFGPRAGDMKLASLANYFGLGKQRHRSLDDVKMNIDVLKNCATVLFLEESLRGVLPVQNMLEGATIRTQGTSDPATNRDSNELVGSHVEEMVLDTTTQMDARSSIGFSGFVEVDDVSIESIKISVMLLQHRSGPRTILQHKGAQLHLSCADLEVRWVSSKVLRPQLSIRVDIPDNLSKVLVFCDNLAQSSSPEGRSSSPWKPLIKRYGNANRPTVRLNIPTVVSGNTAMYSTQIYQKDCNGVIPKLASRKIDAANLESMLQGKKVDAFFSLEIYGYQQNAGIRLVAKRLDVHF; translated from the exons atggcggcggcgccggcgtccTCCTCTGCCGCTTCCGCGGCGGACAGCAGGGAGGAGATCGTCTTCTTGGACGTGGAGACGTCGACCCCGCCGCGCGTGCTACTCGAGTTCGGCGCCGTAGTCGTCTGCTCGCGCAGGCTCGTCGACGTCTCCTCCTACGCCACGCTCGTCCGCCCCGCCGACCCTGACGCTGCTGTCCCGGACCCGACCGCGCGGTGCAGCGGCATCACGCGCGACGCCGTCGCCGACGCGCCGCCGTTCAGGGACGTCGCCGATAAAGTCTACGACGTCCTGCACG GGAGAGTGTGGGCTGGGCACAACATCGTGAAGTTCGATTCAGTGATAATAAGGGACGCGTTCGCGGAgatcgggcgaccccctcctgaACCCAAGGGCATGGTCGACACCCTTCCCCTGCTTACCCAGTGGTTTGGACCGAGAGCCGGGGACATGAAG CTGGCAAGCTTGGCGAATTATTTTGGACTTGGGAAGCAAAGGCACAG GAGCCTTGATGATGTGAAAATGAATATCGACGTGCTCAAGAACTGTGCTACAGTCTTGTTCCTG GAGGAAAGTCTTCGAGGGGTGCTTCCTGTTCAGAACATGTTGGAGGGTGCAACAATCAGAACCCAAGGAACAAGTGATCCTGCCACAAACAGAGATTCCAACGAGTTGGTGGGATCCCATGTTGAGGAAATGGTGTTAGACACCACTACGCAGATGGATGCAAGAAGTTCCATTGGTTTTTCTGGGTTTGTTGAGGTAGATGACGTTTCAATAGAGAGTATAAAAATCTCAGTTATGCTATTACAACACCGATCTGGACCGAGAACAATTTTGCAGCACAAGGGTGCCCAACTTCATCTAAGTTGTGCAGATCTGGAAGTCCGTTGGGTCAGCTCAAAGGTTCTACGACCACAGCTGAGCATAAGGGTTGACATACCTGATAATCTTAGTAAGGTATTAGTGTTTTGCGACAATCTAGCACAAAGTTCATCTCCGGAAGGCCGCAGTAGTTCTCCATGGAAACCCCTTATTAAGAGATATGGAAACGCCAATCGTCCAACGGTCCGGCTGAA CATCCCTACCGTTGTCAGTGGCAACACTGCAATGTACTCGACACAAATATACCAAAAGGATTGCAATGGTGTCATTCCAAAGCTTGCTTCCAGAAAGATAGATGCAGCGAATCTGGAATCCATGCTTCAAGGGAAAAAGGTGGATGCGTTCTTCTCACTGGAAATATATGGCTACCAGCAAAATGCTGGTATTCGATTGGTTGCTAAGAGGCTAGACGTTCACTtctga